GTTCACGATACGCACTTCCCAGATCCACCCACAGGAAAAAGGCTGCATTCACCCCTGCCGCATACTCGATGCCGTTGCTTCGCGCCCACTGCACAACATGCTCGTAATTCTCGGCCAGCTTCGTCCGGTTCTGCAAAATATACCCATCTATCCAGGCGTCATCCTCCAGTATATTTGCCACGACGTGGTCGGatatcgacgacgacgagctgtaCAGCGACGGCGGCACCAGCGCCCGGTGCAGGCCCGGATTGTTCTGCGATATGATGGCTCCCAGCCGCAACCCGTTGGCCCCAAAATCCTTAGAAATACCCCAGATGACGTGCACGAGCGCAGGGTCGATGACTCCCGCGGTATTAATGGAAAGCACCGACTCAAAGGGGGCAATCTCGACTCCCTGGTCGACCGTGTTGGTAAACGTGGACAGTGCATAAATTTCGTCGCATATCAGGTGCACCTGGTGCCTTTGGCAAAGCCTCAtcagcgccagcagcacctTGCGAGGATAGCTTCGTCCCAGAGGATTATGGGGATGTGCCAGGATTAACCCGGCGACTCGCTTGCCCTTTGCCTGCGCGTCCCGTATCGCGTCCTCGTATTTCGGCACGCCGTCTACGCCGAGGGGATCTGCATCGTCAAAGTCCACCATGGCGAGCTGCGTGCCCATCCGCAGCGTCACGTCCGGCACAAAGGTCCCGTAGTACGGCTTcccgaggaggaagacgtcGCCCGGGTTCCCGAATGCCCACGCCGTGTGCTCCAGGGCCGAGCTGCAGCCGTTCGAGATGGTCAAGTGTGAGGGCTCGACCGTCACAACAGGATGGAAGTGTCTGGTCAGGAACCGGGCCAGCGCACTCTTGAGACGCTTTTTGCCATCGCCATATGTAAAGTCCTCGTTTGGTAGGGCCATGTTTCTGTGCATGTGTTCCGAGAGCATGTCGTGCATAAGCACATTTTCTGCTACGCCGAGACTGACGAAGCCATTGGGATTGTTCTGCGGGTCCCAGATGTTTTGGAGGACTtcccagaagaagaatttGGGATCTGGT
The Metarhizium brunneum chromosome 7, complete sequence genome window above contains:
- the Accs gene encoding 1-aminocyclopropane-1-carboxylate synthase-like protein 1, which gives rise to MALSTRAQDLSKPDPKFFFWEVLQNIWDPQNNPNGFVSLGVAENVLMHDMLSEHMHRNMALPNEDFTYGDGKKRLKSALARFLTRHFHPVVTVEPSHLTISNGCSSALEHTAWAFGNPGDVFLLGKPYYGTFVPDVTLRMGTQLAMVDFDDADPLGVDGVPKYEDAIRDAQAKGKRVAGLILAHPHNPLGRSYPRKVLLALMRLCQRHQVHLICDEIYALSTFTNTVDQGVEIAPFESVLSINTAGVIDPALVHVIWGISKDFGANGLRLGAIISQNNPGLHRALVPPSLYSSSSSISDHVVANILEDDAWIDGYILQNRTKLAENYEHVVQWARSNGIEYAAGVNAAFFLWVDLGSAYRERHIDDGRGIDQAVNDALLRQRVFLASGLQFGSERPGWFRIVFTQRRDHLDEGLRRILAAMNEVQTHGHRQ